The Fusobacterium sp. JB019 genome has a segment encoding these proteins:
- a CDS encoding CoA transferase subunit A yields MSKKIVTMEEAVSQIKDGMTVFIGGFLGVGTPEKIIDALIEKNVKNLKVIGNDTGFPDKGIGRLICNNQVTKVIASHIGTNPETGNRMNSGELEVELCPQGTLAERIRIGGNGLGGFLTPTGVNTIVEEGKQTMFVEGKKYILEKPLRADIALINGSIVDEVGNVVYSKTTKNFNPMMATAADKVIVYAENLVKPGTIDPDHVMTSRIFVDYIVR; encoded by the coding sequence ATGAGCAAAAAAATAGTTACTATGGAAGAAGCTGTTTCTCAAATAAAAGATGGAATGACAGTTTTTATTGGAGGATTTTTAGGAGTTGGAACACCTGAAAAAATAATAGATGCTTTGATAGAAAAAAATGTAAAGAATTTAAAAGTTATAGGAAATGATACAGGATTTCCTGACAAGGGAATAGGAAGATTGATTTGTAATAATCAAGTTACAAAAGTTATTGCAAGTCATATAGGAACTAATCCTGAAACAGGAAATAGAATGAATTCAGGAGAATTAGAAGTTGAACTTTGTCCTCAAGGTACTTTAGCAGAGAGAATAAGAATTGGTGGAAACGGATTAGGAGGCTTCTTAACTCCAACAGGAGTAAATACAATTGTAGAAGAGGGGAAACAAACTATGTTCGTAGAAGGGAAAAAATATATATTAGAAAAACCTTTAAGAGCAGATATAGCTTTAATCAATGGATCTATAGTGGATGAAGTTGGAAATGTTGTTTACTCTAAAACTACTAAAAATTTTAATCCTATGATGGCTACAGCAGCCGATAAAGTTATAGTTTATGCAGAAAATCTTGTAAAACCTGGAACAATAGATCCAGATCATGTTATGACATCTAGAATATTTGTAGATTATATAGTGAGATAG